One Setaria viridis chromosome 3, Setaria_viridis_v4.0, whole genome shotgun sequence DNA window includes the following coding sequences:
- the LOC117849813 gene encoding putative 1-phosphatidylinositol-3-phosphate 5-kinase FAB1D isoform X2 produces the protein MILLHTRDEVPNHLLHSHPSSSSSSRDDTTELSDDDAIWIPPEAADDMEDAILLTTDDEEESDEDSDDDDGASSSFCRYRPEEVRQKAMLRAMNGQLKMLAARFLESAGIPADSCWLDVVTSLSWEAALLIRPDATAGNEMDPSSYVKVKCLASGTRRQCEVIRGLVFKKNAAHKHMPTRCHNPRLLLLRGALGDSHTALSSFSSIEQEKKHLQESVRRMVEVCRPDVIMVEKTVSRDVQELLLEEGVTLVLDMKLNRLQRIARCSASPILEFPEVLSLLKLKPKLKHCDYFHIEKLTEEHNNHTVAEVGKRQSKTLMFLEGFHKPLGCTILLRGANTEELKKVKQVMLYTVFAAYHLVLETSFFEDQRVILNNRNASKEESCVHSKTVSSVMIPEGPVTCYNEIPEGPITYYDSNQALPSERLVSSVQRSPRRSIDIFRYYQNIYLPVTSSQEATDHQKEDMLQYNIQDIHTQFGSGENVDHLSDPQNQASTEGDQHITSDDPWVSGKHEHPSTPLENGEQQSTSYISGDNTSDVDEVDDVLESQSILILLSSQCITKQVICEQSHLSRIKYYGNSDVSLGRYLQDILQNQNLSCSSCGEPPEAHMYSYTHRNGNLTVLVKHLPKYHLPGESEGKIWMWTRCLRCEHESGISRSSRRVLMSTEAHYLSFGKFLELSFSSHSTARRLSICGHSLNKDCLRFFGLGSKVAMFQYSSVEIYTACKPQPTLEFHNPNAHEWYGQEVLARGVMLFSEVTGLLQDLKDQFSEVAIYCGTFLPIKEFCQLEDMLIKEKSEFMCALAQAVDRSGTPSSVHEILNVNWLYQDLLLELYVWDRRLHQLLDCISAERERMGIGIKGTYEFTDDQTDVVAEADGIAECTNSNASFEDGCIEPEKFSQQGIGTTLLDENAWGKHYEEQHSTKVPCSGISNCLDMQSNELVARSVSPKQEPFSISQQFRLSQWDDREKWVWNPLHESRLAYRQELEVGCLERFELVNHYCPSHLSPLDRHKQADDEVGSPQFTVGPGGNVLCVSEDEISSIISRALAISEERRHLLDAITESEPADSRGGERTKTMEKSYSSVSESSSASSSWSSAWSSSGSSDSEASTSSDDLSSYDSSLLSSSLHPEISVNGRVALKGKYSVTCVHSNQFYNLRKKCCPSELAYITSLSRCKKWDAQGGKSKAFFAKTVDDRFVIKQIKKTEFESFIKFAPDYFKHVYHSLDTGSQTCLAKILGIYQVKQIRHGKEIKMDLMVMENILFGHNVSRTYDLKGAVFSRHVSDSNDHDTVYLDQNFVDDMRVSPIYIGGRTKHLLQRAIWNDTAFLTSINVMDYSLLVGVDKQKHELVFGIIDYLRQYTWDKQLETWVKTSLVVPKNESPTVISPREYKKRFRKFMSKYFLTVPDDWSTENSPASYKSSCAHADSTKLQAPQHPNPNPIVACA, from the exons ATGATCCTGCTGCACACAAG GGACGAGGTTCCAAACCATCTGCTGCATTCTcacccatcatcatcatcatcatctcggGACGATACCACCGAATTATCGGATGATGATGCCATCTGGATACCGCCCGAGGCAGCCGACGACATGGAAGATGCCATCCTGCTTACTACAGATGACGAGGAGGAGTCTGATGAGGACTCCGATGACGATGATGGTGCCAGCAGCAGCTTCTGCAGGTACAGGCCGGAGGAGGTGCGCCAGAAAGCCATGCTCAGAGCCATGAACGGCCAGCTCAAGATGCTCGCCGCCCGCTTCCTGGAGTCGGCCGGCATCCCTGCCGACAGCTGCTGGCTTGATGTCGTCACCTCCCTGTCCTGGGAAGCCGCCCTTCTCATCAGGCCTGACGCCACTGCAGGCAACGAAATGGACCCTTCCTCTTACGTCAAGGTGAAGTGCCTAGCATCCGGAACGCGGCGCCAATG tgaGGTCATCAGGGGCTTAGTCTTCAAGAAGAACGCCGCCCACAAGCACATGCCCACCAGGTGTCACAATCCCAGGCTGCTGCTTCTTAGAGGAGCCCTCGGTGATTCCCATACTGCTCTCTCATCATTCAGTTCCATAGAGCAGGAAAAGAAGCATCTGCAGGAGTCCGTCCGCAGGATGGTGGAGGTTTGCAGGCCGGATGTCATCATGGTCGAGAAAACAGTTTCACGCGACGTACAGGAGCTTCTTCTCGAGGAAGGTGTCACCCTGGTGCTCGACATGAAGCTCAACCGCCTGCAAAGGATCGCTCGCTGTTCTGCATCTCCCATACTCGAGTTTCCCGAGGTTCTAtcgttgttgaagttgaagccaaaGTTGAAGCACTGTGACTACTTCCACATCGAAAAACTTACGGAGGAGCACAACAACCATACCGTTGCTGAAGTTGGGAAGAGGCAATCTAAAACATTAATGTTCCTCGAAGGCTTTCACAAGCCATTGGGATGCACG ATATTACTACGGGGAGCAAATactgaagaattgaagaaagtCAAGCAAGTCATGCTCTACACAGTGTTTGCAGCATACCACCTCGTTCTTGAGACATCCTTCTTCGAAGATCAGAGAGTAATATTGAATAATAGAAATGCTTCCAAAGAAGAAAGTTGTGTCCACAGTAAGACGGTATCATCGGTTATGATCCCAGAGGGTCCAGTCACCTGTTATAATGAGATCCCAGAGGGTCCAATCACCTATTATGATTCTAACCAAGCACTTCCTTCTGAAAGACTAGTCTCATCAGTCCAAAGATCACCAAGAAGATCCATCGATATATTCCGTTATTATCAGAATATTTATTTACCAGTCACTTCTTCTCAAGAGGCTACTGATCATCAGAAAGAAGACATGCTTCAATACAATATTCAAGACATACACACACAATTTGGTTCTGGTGAGAATGTGGATCACTTAAGCGATCCCCAGAATCAAGCATCCACGGAAGGCGATCAACATATAACATCGGATGATCCTTGGGTTAGTGGAAAACATGAACATCCATCAACCCCATTGGAAAATGGGGAACAACAAAGCACCAGCTACATTAGCGGAGACAATACCTCAGATGTAGATGAGGTGGATGATGTCTTGGAGTCTCAGAGCATACTTATTCTCTTGTCCAGCCAATGCATCACGAAGCAGGTTATCTGCGAGCAGAGCCACCTATCCCGTATAAAGTACTATGGAAATTCTGATGTCTCTCTGGGACGATATTTGCAAGATATTTTACAGAATCAG aATCTCAGCTGTTCATCATGTGGAGAACCTCCAGAGGCTCACATGTACTCTTACACTCACCGCAACGGGAATCTGACTGTTCTTGTGAAGCATCTGCCAAAATACCATTTGCCTGGTGAATCAGAAGGAAAAATTTGGATGTGGACTAGATGTCTAAGATGTGAGCATGAAAGTGGGATCTCCAGATCATCACGAAGGGTGCTAATGTCAACTGAAGCACACTATCTTTCGTTTGGGAAGTTCCTTGAACTCAGTTTTTCAAGCCATTCCACTGCTAGAAGGCTATCAATATGTGGGCATTCGCTGAATAAGGATTGTCTGCGCTTTTTTGG GTTGGGCTCCAAAGTTGCAATGTTCCAGTATTCATCAGTGGAAATTTACACTGCCTGCAAACCGCAGCCTACTCTTGAGTTCCACAACCCCAATGCTCACGAGTGGTACGGGCAAGAG GTACTTGCTAGAGGAGTCATGCTTTTCTCTGAAGTCACAGGGTTACTACAGGACCTGAAGGATCAGTTTTCTGAGGTGGCAATCTATTGTGGCACCTTCCTTCCTATTAAAGAGTTCTGCCAACTTGAAGATATGTTGATTAAAGAAAAGTCCGAGTTCATG TGTGCTCTAGCACAGGCTGTTGATCGAAGTGGGACACCAAGCTCTGTGCACGAGATCCTTAATGTAAATTGGCTCTACCAGGATCTTCTGCTTGAACTATATGTGTGGGATCGCAGGCTGCATCAACTTCTAGATTGCATATCTGCTGAAAGAGAAAGAATGGGAATTGGCATCAAGGGAACTTATGAATTTACAGATGACCAGACTGATGTAGTTGCTGAAGCAGATGGTATTGCTGAGTGCACGAACAGCAATGCGTCCTTTGAGGATGGATGCATCGAGCCAGAGAAGTTCAGTCAACAAGGGATTGGCACAACCTTGCTTGATGAAAATGCATGGGGCAAGCATTACGAAGAGCAACATAGCACGAAAGTGCCTTGTTCTGGAATCTCAAATTGCTTGGACATGCAGAGCAATGAGCTCGTTGCACGTTCAGTGTCTCCAAAGCAAGAGCCGTTTAGTATTTCGCAGCAGTTCAGACTTTCCCAATGGGATGACAGGGAAAAATGGGTTTGGAACCCATTGCACGAGTCCAGATTGGCTTACAGGCAGGAACTTGAGGTTGGATGTCTGGAAAGGTTCGAACTCGTTAACCACTATTGTCCATCCCATCTATCCCCCTTGGATAGACACAAACAAGCTGATGACGAGGTGGGCTCTCCACAGTTCACAGTAGGTCCTGGTGGCAATGTCTTGTGTGTATCAGAGGATGAGATATCCAGCATAATATCCCGTGCTCTTGCTATATCTGAGGAGCGTCGTCACTTACTGGATGCCATCACTGAGAGTGAACCAGCAGACAGCAGGGGTGGAGAGCGTACCAAAACAATGGAGAAGTCTTACAGCTCGGTATCTGAAAGTTCCTCTGCTTCTTCGTCCTGGTCGTCTGCATGGTCGTCTTCCGGATCTTCAGATTCTGAGGCAAGCACTTCATCTGATGACCTCTCCAGCTATGATAGCTCGCTTCTATCATCCTCTCTCCACCCGGAAATATCTGTCAACGGGAGAGTAGCTCTCAAAGGGAAATATTCAGTAACCTGTGTACACTCTAATCAGTTCTACAATCTTCGAAAGAAATGCTGTCCATCGGAGCTTGCATATATCACTTCCTTGAGCCGTTGCAAGAAGTGGGATGCTCAAGGCGGAAAAAGCAAGGCTTTCTTCGCAAAAACAGTAGATGACAGGTTCGTCATAAAGCAAATAAAGAAGACAGAGTTTGAGTCCTTCATAAAATTTGCACCTGATTATTTCAAGCATGTTTACCATTCTCTGGACACCGGGAGCCAAACTTGCCTTGCCAAAATCCTAGGAATCTATCAG GTCAAGCAAATAAGACATGGCAAGGAGATTAAGATGGACCTGATGGTGATGGAAAATATTCTGTTTGGGCACAATGTGTCCCGGACATATGATCTGAAAGGCGCCGTCTTTTCACGACATGTCTCTGACTCAAACGACCATGACACCGTCTACTTGGATCAAAATTTTGTGGATGACATGCGTGTCTCTCCAATCTATATTGGTGGAAGAACAAAGCAT
- the LOC117848785 gene encoding FT-interacting protein 7, with translation MKLAVEISDASDLAPKDGAASCNPYVEVDFDDQRQRTATKPADRNPYWNQTLVFDVRDPARFPSLPIDVSVLHDRRLQDHNALRPHTFLGRVRINAAASVARSPEEAVLQRYPLEKRGLFSRVSGDIALRIYLLQQQNDDAFAATNQQQQDSVAAAAASGDPERMVRSAFAPQEDQPAAAASQAQHKPNGDHHHQEPRPPRIFRSVPTAAQEQQQQRRTLHAVAAPPPPPGQTVAMPRPAGPPAAAPPGSGYSLVETKPPLPAKMGPRAAAAAAAKIASTYDMVEPMSYLYVTVVKARDLPTMDVTGALDPFVEVKLGNFKGVTKHLEKNPNPVWRQTFAFSSEHLQSNQVEVVVKDKDMIKDDFVGRVLFDMTDIPARVPPDSPLAPQWYRLADRSGEKLRHGEIMLALWKGTQADEAFPEAWHSDAHSLPPEGLANTRSNVYYSPKLAYLKVVVIAAQDLVPAEKGRALAPTIAKIQLGGQIRRTRPQGSPNPVWNEEFMFVAGEPFDEPLVVTVEEKVAAGRDEPVGRVVIPVAAPYVYRNDLAKAVDSKWLPLSRALSADEAAAGNPHNKERQFSSKIHLRLSLETAYHVLDESTHYASDLQPSAKKLRKGSIGILELGILSARNLAGPTKHPYCVAKYGAKWVRTRTALNTLSPQWNEQYTWEVFDPCTVLTVAAFDNAFVHGAGDGSKKDQRIGKVRVRLSTLEIDRVYTHYYPLMALAPSGLKKTGELHLAVRFTCTAWANMLGMYGRPLLPKMHYTHPISVLQLDYLRFQAMQQVAARLGRAEPPLRREVVEYMLDVDSHMFSLRRSKANFYRITSLFSGAVAVGKWMDGICKWKNPLTTVLVHVLFLILVCYPELILPTVFLYLFMIGVWNYRRRPRKPPHMDTVLSHAEPGLVHPDELDEEFDTFPTSKPGDVVRMRYDRLRSVAGRVQTVVGDLATQGERAQSLLSWRDPRATAIFLILSLVVAVVLYVTPFQVVAVVVGLYLLRHPRFRSKQPSVPFNFYKRLPAKTDMLL, from the coding sequence ATGAAGCTCGCCGTCGAGATCTCCGACGCCTCCGACCTCGCCCCCAAGGACGGCGCCGCCTCCTGCAACCCCTACGTCGAGGTCGACTTCGACGACCAGCGCCAGCGAACCGCCACCAAGCCCGCCGACCGCAACCCCTACTGGAACCAGACCCTCGTCTTCGACGTCCGCGACCCCGCCAggttcccctccctccccatcgACGTCTCCGTCCTCCACGACCGACGACTCCAGGACCACAACGCACTCCGCCCCCACACCTTCCTCGGCCGCGTCCGCAtcaacgccgccgcctccgtcgcgcgATCCCCCGAGGAGGCAGTCCTCCAGAGGTACCCGCTCGAGAAGCGGGGGCTCTTCTCACGCGTCTCCGGCGACATCGCGCTAAGGATCTACCTTCTTCAGCAGCAGAATGATGACGCTTTTGCTGCCaccaaccagcagcagcaggactcCGTCGCGGCAGCCGCGGCCAGCGGAGACCCCGAGAGGATGGTCCGCTCCGCCTTCGCACCACAAGAGGATcagccggcagcagcagcatcgcaAGCCCAGCACAAGCCCAACGGAGATCACCACCACCAAGAGCCGCGACCTCCTCGCATCTTCCGCTCCGTGCCTACAGCAGcacaagagcagcagcagcagcgccgcacgctccacgccgtcgccgcacctccccCGCCTCCAGGCCAGACGGTCGCCATGCCGCGCCCCGCcggcccacccgccgccgccccgcccggctCCGGCTACAGCCTCGTGGAGAccaagccgccgctgccggccaagatgggcccgcgcgccgccgccgccgccgccgccaagatcGCCTCCACCTACGACATGGTGGAGCCCATGAGCTACCTGTACGTGACGGTGGTCAAGGCGCGAGACCTGCCGACCATGGACGTCACCGGCGCGCTCGACCCGTTCGTGGAGGTGAAGCTGGGCAACTTCAAGGGCGTGACCAAGCACCTGGAGAAGAACCCCAACCCCGTGTGGCGCCAGACCTTCGCCTTCTCCAGCGAGCACCTGCAGTCCAAccaggtggaggtggtggtcaAGGACAAGGACATGATCAAGGACGACTTCGTCGGCCGCGTCCTCTTCGACATGACCGACATCCCCGCGCGCGTGCCCCCCGACAGCCCGCTGGCGCCGCAGTGGTACCGCCTCGCCGACCGCTCCGGCGAGAAGCTGCGGCACGGCGAGATCATGCTGGCGCTGTGGAAGGGGACGCAGGCGGACGAGGCGTTCCCGGAGGCGTGGCACTCGGACGCGCACTCGCTGCCCCCGGAGGGCCTCGCCAACACGCGCTCCAATGTGTACTACTCGCCCAAGCTCGCTTACCTCAAGGTGGTGGTCATCGCGGCGCAGGACTTGGTGCCCGCGGAGAAGGGCCGGGCGCTTGCTCCCACCATCGCCAAGATCCAGCTGGGCGGGCAGATCCGGCGGACGCGGCCGCAGGGGTCGCCCAACCCGGTGTGGAACGAGGAGTTCATGTTCGTGGCCGGGGAGCCGTTCGACGAGCCGCTGGTGGTGAcggtggaggagaaggtggcggcggggcgggacgAGCCGGTGGGCCGGGTGGTGATCCCCGTGGCGGCGCCGTACGTCTACCGCAACGACCTGGCCAAGGCGGTGGACTCCAAGTGGCTCCCCCTGTCGCGGGCGCTGTCggcggacgaggcggcggcgggcaaccCGCACAACAAGGAGCGTCAGTTCTCGAGCAAGATCCACCTGCGGCTGAGCCTGGAGACGGCGTACCACGTGCTGGACGAGTCGACGCACTACGCCAGCGACCTGCAGCCGTCGGCGAAGAAGCTCCGGAAGGGGTCCATCGGCATCCTGGAGCTGGGCATCCTGAGCGCGCGCAACCTGGCGGGGCCCACCAAGCACCCCTACTGCGTGGCCAAGTACGGCGCCAAGTGGGTGCGCACGCGGACGGCGCTCAACACGCTGTCGCCGCAGTGGAACGAGCAGTACACCTGGGAGGTGTTCGACCCCTGCACCGTGCTGACGGTGGCGGCCTTCGACAACGCCTTCGtgcacggcgccggcgacggcagcaAGAAGGACCAGCGGATCGGCAAGGTGCGCGTGCGGCTGTCGACGCTGGAGATCGACCGCGTGTACACCCACTACTACCCGCTGATGGCGCTGGCGCCGTCGGGGCTGAAGAAGACCGGGGAGCTCCACCTGGCGGTGCGCTTCACCTGCACGGCCTGGGCCAACATGCTGGGCATGTACGGGCGGCCGCTGCTGCCCAAGATGCACTACACCCACCCCATCTCCGTGCTGCAGCTGGACTACCTGCGGTTCCAGGCGATGcagcaggtggcggcgcggctgggGAGGGCGGAGCCCCCGCTGCGGCGCGAGGTGGTGGAGTACATGCTGGACGTGGACTCGCACATGTTCAGCCTGCGGCGGAGCAAGGCCAACTTCTACCGCATCACGTCGCTCTTCTccggcgcggtggcggtgggcaaGTGGATGGACGGCATCTGCAAGTGGAAGAACCCGCTGACGACGGTGCTGGTGCACGTGCTGTTCCTCATCCTGGTGTGCTACCCGGAGCTGATCCTCCCGACGGTGTTCCTGTACCTGTTCATGATCGGCGTGTGGAActaccggcggcggccgcgcaaGCCGCCGCACATGGACACGGTGCTGTCGCACGCGGAGCCCGGGCTGGTGCACCCCGACGAGCTGGACGAGGAGTTCGACACCTTCCCCACGAGCAAGCCGGGGGACGTGGTGCGGATGCGCTACGACCGCCTGCGCagcgtcgccggccgcgtccAGACGGTGGTCGGCGACCTGGCCACGCAGGGGGAGCGCGCGCAGTCGCTGCTGAGCTGGCGCGACCCGAGGGCGACggccatcttcctcatcctgtcgctggtggtggcggtggtgctgtaCGTGACGCCCTTCCaggtggtggccgtggtggtggggCTCTACCTGCTGCGCCACCCGCGCTTCCGGAGCAAGCAGCCGTCCGTGCCCTTCAACTTCTACAAGAGGCTGCCCGCCAAGACAGACATGCTGCTCTGA
- the LOC117849813 gene encoding putative 1-phosphatidylinositol-3-phosphate 5-kinase FAB1D isoform X1, whose product MILLHTRDEVPNHLLHSHPSSSSSSRDDTTELSDDDAIWIPPEAADDMEDAILLTTDDEEESDEDSDDDDGASSSFCRYRPEEVRQKAMLRAMNGQLKMLAARFLESAGIPADSCWLDVVTSLSWEAALLIRPDATAGNEMDPSSYVKVKCLASGTRRQCEVIRGLVFKKNAAHKHMPTRCHNPRLLLLRGALGDSHTALSSFSSIEQEKKHLQESVRRMVEVCRPDVIMVEKTVSRDVQELLLEEGVTLVLDMKLNRLQRIARCSASPILEFPEVLSLLKLKPKLKHCDYFHIEKLTEEHNNHTVAEVGKRQSKTLMFLEGFHKPLGCTILLRGANTEELKKVKQVMLYTVFAAYHLVLETSFFEDQRVILNNRNASKEESCVHSKTVSSVMIPEGPVTCYNEIPEGPITYYDSNQALPSERLVSSVQRSPRRSIDIFRYYQNIYLPVTSSQEATDHQKEDMLQYNIQDIHTQFGSGENVDHLSDPQNQASTEGDQHITSDDPWVSGKHEHPSTPLENGEQQSTSYISGDNTSDVDEVDDVLESQSILILLSSQCITKQVICEQSHLSRIKYYGNSDVSLGRYLQDILQNQNLSCSSCGEPPEAHMYSYTHRNGNLTVLVKHLPKYHLPGESEGKIWMWTRCLRCEHESGISRSSRRVLMSTEAHYLSFGKFLELSFSSHSTARRLSICGHSLNKDCLRFFGLGSKVAMFQYSSVEIYTACKPQPTLEFHNPNAHEWYGQEVRNVLARGVMLFSEVTGLLQDLKDQFSEVAIYCGTFLPIKEFCQLEDMLIKEKSEFMCALAQAVDRSGTPSSVHEILNVNWLYQDLLLELYVWDRRLHQLLDCISAERERMGIGIKGTYEFTDDQTDVVAEADGIAECTNSNASFEDGCIEPEKFSQQGIGTTLLDENAWGKHYEEQHSTKVPCSGISNCLDMQSNELVARSVSPKQEPFSISQQFRLSQWDDREKWVWNPLHESRLAYRQELEVGCLERFELVNHYCPSHLSPLDRHKQADDEVGSPQFTVGPGGNVLCVSEDEISSIISRALAISEERRHLLDAITESEPADSRGGERTKTMEKSYSSVSESSSASSSWSSAWSSSGSSDSEASTSSDDLSSYDSSLLSSSLHPEISVNGRVALKGKYSVTCVHSNQFYNLRKKCCPSELAYITSLSRCKKWDAQGGKSKAFFAKTVDDRFVIKQIKKTEFESFIKFAPDYFKHVYHSLDTGSQTCLAKILGIYQVKQIRHGKEIKMDLMVMENILFGHNVSRTYDLKGAVFSRHVSDSNDHDTVYLDQNFVDDMRVSPIYIGGRTKHLLQRAIWNDTAFLTSINVMDYSLLVGVDKQKHELVFGIIDYLRQYTWDKQLETWVKTSLVVPKNESPTVISPREYKKRFRKFMSKYFLTVPDDWSTENSPASYKSSCAHADSTKLQAPQHPNPNPIVACA is encoded by the exons ATGATCCTGCTGCACACAAG GGACGAGGTTCCAAACCATCTGCTGCATTCTcacccatcatcatcatcatcatctcggGACGATACCACCGAATTATCGGATGATGATGCCATCTGGATACCGCCCGAGGCAGCCGACGACATGGAAGATGCCATCCTGCTTACTACAGATGACGAGGAGGAGTCTGATGAGGACTCCGATGACGATGATGGTGCCAGCAGCAGCTTCTGCAGGTACAGGCCGGAGGAGGTGCGCCAGAAAGCCATGCTCAGAGCCATGAACGGCCAGCTCAAGATGCTCGCCGCCCGCTTCCTGGAGTCGGCCGGCATCCCTGCCGACAGCTGCTGGCTTGATGTCGTCACCTCCCTGTCCTGGGAAGCCGCCCTTCTCATCAGGCCTGACGCCACTGCAGGCAACGAAATGGACCCTTCCTCTTACGTCAAGGTGAAGTGCCTAGCATCCGGAACGCGGCGCCAATG tgaGGTCATCAGGGGCTTAGTCTTCAAGAAGAACGCCGCCCACAAGCACATGCCCACCAGGTGTCACAATCCCAGGCTGCTGCTTCTTAGAGGAGCCCTCGGTGATTCCCATACTGCTCTCTCATCATTCAGTTCCATAGAGCAGGAAAAGAAGCATCTGCAGGAGTCCGTCCGCAGGATGGTGGAGGTTTGCAGGCCGGATGTCATCATGGTCGAGAAAACAGTTTCACGCGACGTACAGGAGCTTCTTCTCGAGGAAGGTGTCACCCTGGTGCTCGACATGAAGCTCAACCGCCTGCAAAGGATCGCTCGCTGTTCTGCATCTCCCATACTCGAGTTTCCCGAGGTTCTAtcgttgttgaagttgaagccaaaGTTGAAGCACTGTGACTACTTCCACATCGAAAAACTTACGGAGGAGCACAACAACCATACCGTTGCTGAAGTTGGGAAGAGGCAATCTAAAACATTAATGTTCCTCGAAGGCTTTCACAAGCCATTGGGATGCACG ATATTACTACGGGGAGCAAATactgaagaattgaagaaagtCAAGCAAGTCATGCTCTACACAGTGTTTGCAGCATACCACCTCGTTCTTGAGACATCCTTCTTCGAAGATCAGAGAGTAATATTGAATAATAGAAATGCTTCCAAAGAAGAAAGTTGTGTCCACAGTAAGACGGTATCATCGGTTATGATCCCAGAGGGTCCAGTCACCTGTTATAATGAGATCCCAGAGGGTCCAATCACCTATTATGATTCTAACCAAGCACTTCCTTCTGAAAGACTAGTCTCATCAGTCCAAAGATCACCAAGAAGATCCATCGATATATTCCGTTATTATCAGAATATTTATTTACCAGTCACTTCTTCTCAAGAGGCTACTGATCATCAGAAAGAAGACATGCTTCAATACAATATTCAAGACATACACACACAATTTGGTTCTGGTGAGAATGTGGATCACTTAAGCGATCCCCAGAATCAAGCATCCACGGAAGGCGATCAACATATAACATCGGATGATCCTTGGGTTAGTGGAAAACATGAACATCCATCAACCCCATTGGAAAATGGGGAACAACAAAGCACCAGCTACATTAGCGGAGACAATACCTCAGATGTAGATGAGGTGGATGATGTCTTGGAGTCTCAGAGCATACTTATTCTCTTGTCCAGCCAATGCATCACGAAGCAGGTTATCTGCGAGCAGAGCCACCTATCCCGTATAAAGTACTATGGAAATTCTGATGTCTCTCTGGGACGATATTTGCAAGATATTTTACAGAATCAG aATCTCAGCTGTTCATCATGTGGAGAACCTCCAGAGGCTCACATGTACTCTTACACTCACCGCAACGGGAATCTGACTGTTCTTGTGAAGCATCTGCCAAAATACCATTTGCCTGGTGAATCAGAAGGAAAAATTTGGATGTGGACTAGATGTCTAAGATGTGAGCATGAAAGTGGGATCTCCAGATCATCACGAAGGGTGCTAATGTCAACTGAAGCACACTATCTTTCGTTTGGGAAGTTCCTTGAACTCAGTTTTTCAAGCCATTCCACTGCTAGAAGGCTATCAATATGTGGGCATTCGCTGAATAAGGATTGTCTGCGCTTTTTTGG GTTGGGCTCCAAAGTTGCAATGTTCCAGTATTCATCAGTGGAAATTTACACTGCCTGCAAACCGCAGCCTACTCTTGAGTTCCACAACCCCAATGCTCACGAGTGGTACGGGCAAGAGGTAAGAAAT GTACTTGCTAGAGGAGTCATGCTTTTCTCTGAAGTCACAGGGTTACTACAGGACCTGAAGGATCAGTTTTCTGAGGTGGCAATCTATTGTGGCACCTTCCTTCCTATTAAAGAGTTCTGCCAACTTGAAGATATGTTGATTAAAGAAAAGTCCGAGTTCATG TGTGCTCTAGCACAGGCTGTTGATCGAAGTGGGACACCAAGCTCTGTGCACGAGATCCTTAATGTAAATTGGCTCTACCAGGATCTTCTGCTTGAACTATATGTGTGGGATCGCAGGCTGCATCAACTTCTAGATTGCATATCTGCTGAAAGAGAAAGAATGGGAATTGGCATCAAGGGAACTTATGAATTTACAGATGACCAGACTGATGTAGTTGCTGAAGCAGATGGTATTGCTGAGTGCACGAACAGCAATGCGTCCTTTGAGGATGGATGCATCGAGCCAGAGAAGTTCAGTCAACAAGGGATTGGCACAACCTTGCTTGATGAAAATGCATGGGGCAAGCATTACGAAGAGCAACATAGCACGAAAGTGCCTTGTTCTGGAATCTCAAATTGCTTGGACATGCAGAGCAATGAGCTCGTTGCACGTTCAGTGTCTCCAAAGCAAGAGCCGTTTAGTATTTCGCAGCAGTTCAGACTTTCCCAATGGGATGACAGGGAAAAATGGGTTTGGAACCCATTGCACGAGTCCAGATTGGCTTACAGGCAGGAACTTGAGGTTGGATGTCTGGAAAGGTTCGAACTCGTTAACCACTATTGTCCATCCCATCTATCCCCCTTGGATAGACACAAACAAGCTGATGACGAGGTGGGCTCTCCACAGTTCACAGTAGGTCCTGGTGGCAATGTCTTGTGTGTATCAGAGGATGAGATATCCAGCATAATATCCCGTGCTCTTGCTATATCTGAGGAGCGTCGTCACTTACTGGATGCCATCACTGAGAGTGAACCAGCAGACAGCAGGGGTGGAGAGCGTACCAAAACAATGGAGAAGTCTTACAGCTCGGTATCTGAAAGTTCCTCTGCTTCTTCGTCCTGGTCGTCTGCATGGTCGTCTTCCGGATCTTCAGATTCTGAGGCAAGCACTTCATCTGATGACCTCTCCAGCTATGATAGCTCGCTTCTATCATCCTCTCTCCACCCGGAAATATCTGTCAACGGGAGAGTAGCTCTCAAAGGGAAATATTCAGTAACCTGTGTACACTCTAATCAGTTCTACAATCTTCGAAAGAAATGCTGTCCATCGGAGCTTGCATATATCACTTCCTTGAGCCGTTGCAAGAAGTGGGATGCTCAAGGCGGAAAAAGCAAGGCTTTCTTCGCAAAAACAGTAGATGACAGGTTCGTCATAAAGCAAATAAAGAAGACAGAGTTTGAGTCCTTCATAAAATTTGCACCTGATTATTTCAAGCATGTTTACCATTCTCTGGACACCGGGAGCCAAACTTGCCTTGCCAAAATCCTAGGAATCTATCAG GTCAAGCAAATAAGACATGGCAAGGAGATTAAGATGGACCTGATGGTGATGGAAAATATTCTGTTTGGGCACAATGTGTCCCGGACATATGATCTGAAAGGCGCCGTCTTTTCACGACATGTCTCTGACTCAAACGACCATGACACCGTCTACTTGGATCAAAATTTTGTGGATGACATGCGTGTCTCTCCAATCTATATTGGTGGAAGAACAAAGCAT